The following are from one region of the Streptomyces decoyicus genome:
- a CDS encoding nicotinate phosphoribosyltransferase, whose amino-acid sequence MSDATITDLYEVTMALSYLHEGMTQPATFSCFVRALPPDRGFLIAAGAETALDFLSGFAVGREDVEVFAEVLQRPSSDLAPLLGMRFTGEVRAVPEGRVVLAGEPLLEVTAPLPQAQLVESYVLHHLSHQTTIASKCVRCVLAARGRSVVDFSLRRTHGTDAAHQVARLGAMTGFAGTSNVAAAHAEDLPAVGTMAHSYIEAFGDEEAAFTAFALCHPGPVTLLVDTYDTESGVAAAARVLNGLGRGDGSAIRLDSGDLAGLAFRARSILDNAGLPQVRIVASGGLDEFAVHDLARAGAPIDVYAVGSLVGVSADAPALDSAYKLVAYDGRPLMKLSSAKATAPGRKQVFRRPGCVDVLGLADEPVPAGSTPLLETLMRGGERCTPRDRLEDARRRVAADVAGLPATARYIRSPHPVRAKVSKRLAALTEHVRRRIEREVLAPFGSHA is encoded by the coding sequence ATGTCGGATGCGACGATCACCGACCTGTACGAAGTGACCATGGCCCTCTCGTACCTCCACGAGGGCATGACGCAACCGGCGACGTTCAGCTGCTTCGTCCGCGCCCTGCCGCCGGACCGGGGGTTTCTGATCGCCGCCGGGGCCGAGACGGCTCTCGACTTTCTCTCCGGCTTCGCTGTCGGACGCGAGGATGTCGAGGTCTTCGCGGAGGTGCTGCAACGGCCGTCGAGTGACCTGGCTCCGCTGTTGGGCATGCGCTTCACCGGGGAGGTCCGGGCCGTGCCGGAGGGGCGGGTGGTGCTGGCCGGTGAGCCGCTGCTGGAGGTCACCGCTCCGCTGCCGCAGGCGCAGCTCGTGGAGTCGTATGTGCTCCACCACCTCAGCCATCAGACGACCATCGCGTCCAAGTGCGTCAGATGCGTGCTCGCCGCCCGGGGACGCTCCGTGGTGGATTTCTCGCTGCGGCGCACCCATGGCACCGACGCCGCCCACCAGGTGGCACGGCTGGGTGCGATGACCGGTTTCGCGGGCACCAGCAATGTGGCGGCGGCCCACGCCGAGGATCTGCCGGCGGTCGGCACGATGGCGCACTCGTACATCGAGGCGTTCGGGGACGAGGAGGCGGCGTTCACCGCGTTCGCGCTCTGCCATCCCGGACCGGTGACCTTGCTGGTGGACACCTACGACACCGAATCCGGCGTCGCGGCAGCGGCCCGGGTGCTCAACGGGCTGGGCCGTGGTGACGGATCGGCCATCCGGCTGGACAGCGGGGACCTCGCCGGGCTGGCCTTCCGCGCACGCTCGATCCTGGACAACGCGGGGCTGCCGCAGGTGCGCATCGTCGCCAGCGGCGGGCTGGACGAGTTCGCGGTGCACGATCTGGCGCGGGCGGGAGCGCCGATCGACGTCTACGCCGTGGGCAGCCTCGTCGGGGTGAGCGCGGATGCTCCCGCGCTGGACTCGGCCTACAAGCTCGTCGCCTATGACGGCCGCCCCCTGATGAAGCTGTCGTCGGCGAAGGCGACCGCCCCGGGGCGCAAGCAGGTCTTCCGCCGGCCCGGGTGCGTCGATGTGCTCGGCCTGGCCGACGAGCCGGTCCCTGCGGGCAGTACGCCGCTGCTGGAGACGCTGATGCGCGGCGGCGAGCGCTGCACCCCGCGCGACCGGCTGGAGGACGCCCGGCGGCGGGTCGCGGCGGATGTCGCGGGGCTGCCCGCCACGGCCCGGTACATCCGGTCGCCGCACCCCGTGCGGGCGAAGGTCTCGAAGCGGCTCGCCGCGCTGACCGAGCATGTCCGGCGGCGGATCGAACGCGAGGTCCTGGCCCCGTTCGGCTCGCACGCCTGA
- the ppk2 gene encoding polyphosphate kinase 2 yields the protein MAHKQHGIGPGKLPRSLYERELYRLQTELVKLQEWVRTEGARLVVVFEGRDAAGKGGTIKRVTQYLNPRVARIVALPRPTERERGQWYFQRYTEHLPAAGEIVLFDRSWYNRAGVERVMGFCTPAEHQRFLRQCPVFERMLVEDGILLRKYWFSVSDEMQEQRFRRRLKDPTRRWKLSPMDLESLTRWEEYSRAKDEMFVHTDIAEAPWYVVESDDKRRARLNMIAHLLSTVSYRDITPPELTLPPRPPATGYQRPPRDLQTYVPDHAAALEE from the coding sequence ATGGCGCACAAGCAGCACGGCATCGGCCCCGGGAAGCTGCCGCGGTCGCTGTACGAGCGGGAGCTGTACCGCTTGCAGACGGAGCTGGTGAAGCTCCAGGAGTGGGTGCGTACCGAGGGTGCCCGGCTCGTCGTCGTCTTCGAGGGACGGGACGCAGCCGGCAAGGGAGGCACGATCAAACGCGTCACCCAGTACCTCAACCCGCGGGTGGCGCGGATCGTGGCACTGCCCCGGCCCACCGAACGGGAACGCGGCCAGTGGTACTTCCAGCGCTATACGGAGCACCTTCCCGCGGCCGGCGAGATCGTGCTGTTCGACCGCAGTTGGTACAACCGGGCCGGTGTCGAGCGGGTCATGGGATTCTGCACGCCGGCCGAGCACCAGCGGTTTCTGCGGCAGTGCCCGGTCTTCGAGCGGATGCTGGTGGAGGACGGGATCCTGCTGCGCAAGTACTGGTTCTCGGTGAGCGACGAGATGCAGGAACAGCGGTTCCGGCGCCGGCTGAAGGACCCGACGCGGCGCTGGAAGCTCTCCCCCATGGATCTCGAGTCGCTGACCCGCTGGGAGGAGTATTCGCGGGCCAAGGACGAGATGTTCGTCCACACGGACATCGCGGAGGCACCGTGGTACGTCGTCGAGAGCGACGACAAACGCCGGGCCCGGCTGAACATGATCGCGCATCTCCTGTCGACGGTGTCCTACCGCGACATCACCCCGCCGGAGCTGACCCTGCCGCCGCGGCCGCCGGCCACCGGCTACCAGCGCCCGCCCCGGGATCTCCAGACCTACGTTCCCGATCACGCGGCGGCGCTGGAGGAGTAG
- a CDS encoding universal stress protein translates to MEHPLTVGTDGSAAALRSLDWAVDEAARRGLPLRIVHASRWERYEGTAPQGPGRPGEQVLAENTVASAVEHARRRHADLTISAEVLADDPVTALLNEGLHATALVLGSRGRGEVAGLLLGSVGLTVAARARCPVIVVRGDEAALAGTHERVLLGVTDPADDLPAVRFAFRAAEARGCTLEAVCAWHRPAHEPPEAPPLPAGARRYHEQQAAAVLTDALTEAAGEHSTVRVHRALVEGPAHKVLVHRAAAADLLVVGAQRRHGHFGLRPGRVAHTALCHAACPVAVVPRHA, encoded by the coding sequence ATGGAGCATCCGCTGACCGTGGGGACCGACGGATCGGCTGCCGCGCTCCGTTCGCTGGACTGGGCGGTGGACGAGGCGGCACGGCGCGGGCTGCCGCTGCGGATCGTCCACGCCTCCCGGTGGGAGCGCTACGAGGGAACGGCGCCGCAGGGGCCGGGCCGCCCCGGTGAGCAGGTGCTCGCGGAGAACACCGTGGCGTCCGCCGTCGAACACGCCCGCCGCCGTCACGCGGACCTGACGATCTCGGCGGAGGTGCTGGCCGACGACCCGGTCACCGCCCTGCTGAACGAGGGCCTCCATGCGACGGCGCTGGTCCTGGGCTCGCGGGGCCGCGGGGAGGTCGCCGGACTGCTGCTGGGGTCGGTCGGTCTGACGGTTGCGGCCCGCGCCCGGTGCCCGGTGATCGTGGTGCGCGGCGACGAGGCCGCACTCGCGGGGACCCACGAGCGTGTCCTCCTCGGCGTCACCGACCCGGCCGACGACCTGCCGGCCGTCCGCTTCGCGTTCCGCGCGGCCGAGGCCCGCGGCTGCACGCTGGAGGCGGTGTGCGCCTGGCACCGCCCCGCCCATGAGCCGCCCGAGGCGCCGCCGCTCCCCGCGGGCGCCCGCCGCTACCACGAGCAGCAGGCAGCGGCGGTGCTGACCGACGCGCTGACGGAGGCGGCCGGTGAGCATTCCACGGTGCGGGTGCACCGCGCCCTGGTCGAGGGGCCGGCACACAAGGTGCTGGTGCACCGCGCCGCCGCCGCGGATCTGCTGGTGGTCGGAGCGCAGCGCCGCCACGGTCACTTCGGCCTGCGCCCCGGGCGGGTGGCGCACACCGCTCTCTGCCATGCCGCGTGCCCCGTGGCGGTGGTGCCGCGGCATGCCTGA
- a CDS encoding HAD family hydrolase: MTGAPSLAACLHSMRAVVLDTDGVITDSARTHAAAWKSAFDACLAAAGGQRPFDPVDDYLQYVDGRSRQDGAAAFLRSRGLELPLGSPDDAPGTGTVGAVAARKDELFTASLQNRAVTTWPGTVRLLQALRDHGVPCAAVSASRHATELLAAADLLGLFQAVVDGNEARRLHLPSKPDPALFLEAARRLGVPAEDSAVVEDALAGVEAGRRGGFGLVVGVDRTAGPYSATALRRRGADVVVSDPGELLTSGEGA; encoded by the coding sequence ATGACCGGCGCGCCGTCCCTGGCCGCTTGCCTGCACTCGATGCGGGCCGTGGTCCTCGACACCGACGGGGTCATCACCGACTCCGCCCGGACGCATGCCGCGGCCTGGAAGAGCGCCTTCGACGCGTGTCTGGCGGCCGCGGGCGGACAACGGCCCTTCGACCCGGTGGACGACTATCTTCAGTATGTCGACGGCCGCTCCCGGCAGGACGGGGCGGCGGCCTTCCTGCGCTCCCGGGGTCTTGAGCTGCCGCTCGGCTCTCCGGACGACGCGCCGGGCACGGGCACCGTCGGCGCCGTCGCGGCCCGCAAGGACGAGCTGTTCACCGCGAGTCTGCAAAACCGTGCCGTCACCACCTGGCCCGGCACCGTGCGCCTGTTGCAGGCGCTGCGGGACCACGGGGTGCCGTGCGCCGCCGTCTCGGCGTCCCGCCATGCGACCGAGCTGCTGGCCGCCGCCGATCTGCTCGGACTCTTCCAGGCCGTGGTGGACGGCAACGAGGCACGCCGGCTCCATCTGCCGAGCAAACCCGACCCCGCGCTGTTCCTGGAAGCGGCCCGGCGGCTCGGTGTCCCGGCCGAGGACAGCGCCGTGGTGGAGGACGCGCTCGCCGGTGTCGAGGCCGGCCGCCGCGGCGGCTTCGGCCTGGTGGTGGGCGTGGACCGGACGGCCGGCCCGTACAGCGCCACCGCGCTGCGCCGCCGTGGCGCCGATGTGGTCGTGAGCGACCCGGGCGAACTGCTGACGTCCGGGGAGGGGGCATGA
- a CDS encoding glycoside hydrolase family 65 protein, giving the protein MTRAWTWSYEGYDPAAERLRESLCALGNGYFATRGAASEVPAGPAHYPGTYAAGCYNRLLSTVGGRPVENEDMVNLPNWLPLRYRICPADAAPGPWLSPDHAHLTEHRQTLDLGHGTLTRWSVYEDEAGRRLSVEQCRLVHMGEPHLAALRTCFVPHGWAGTVEVESGIDGAVRNAGVARYRELADQHLTGWDTGTERRDTVWLSCRTLDSDIRIALAARTRATSGRGVVPRPQLTALQAAQTLVVPVSPDSPAVVDKTVALYTSRDPAIDSPLHAAVDAVVLAPHFRQLRASHRRAWENLWRQAKLEVPGEPGRILRLHLFHLLQTLSPHTAELDVGVPARGLHGESYRGHVFWDELFVLPFLNLHLPEVSRALLDYRYRRLPAACHAAREAGRSGAMYPWQSAGDGREETQELHLNPHSGRWLPDHSRLQHHVGSAIAYNVWQYGQASGDTEFLHTRGAEMLLQIARFWASAAEWDPGLGRYRIRGVVGPDEYHDGYPGAIEPGVDDNAYTNVTAAWVLMRALELCRTLPEAEQRQLSERLQLCPDEPERWEDIAHRLHVPYHRGVISQFAGYGDLAELDWHGYRHRYGDIRRLDRILEAEGDTANRYQASKQADVLMLGYLFSPSELASVFRALGHPLDDDIWHATVDYYLHRTSHGSTLSALVHAWVLARVHRPDAWTYCEEALTGDVADVQGGTTAEGIHLGAMAGTLEFVQRGMTGLETRDQALWLDPAPLPELSKFGVRIRFRRHWDIDLRIRAEQIRIAVPASENAAVRVKLRDRSFSLTPGTSRRLALPDD; this is encoded by the coding sequence ATGACGCGGGCGTGGACCTGGTCGTACGAGGGGTACGACCCGGCCGCGGAACGGCTGCGCGAATCGCTGTGCGCGCTCGGCAACGGCTACTTCGCCACCCGCGGCGCGGCGTCCGAGGTGCCTGCCGGGCCCGCGCACTACCCGGGCACCTACGCCGCCGGCTGCTACAACCGGCTCCTCTCCACCGTGGGGGGCCGCCCCGTCGAGAACGAGGACATGGTCAACCTGCCCAACTGGCTCCCGCTGCGCTACCGGATCTGTCCCGCCGACGCGGCTCCCGGCCCCTGGCTCTCCCCCGACCACGCGCACCTCACGGAGCACCGGCAGACCCTGGACCTGGGGCACGGCACGCTGACCCGCTGGTCGGTCTACGAGGACGAGGCCGGCCGGCGCCTGAGCGTGGAGCAATGCCGCCTGGTGCACATGGGGGAACCCCATCTGGCCGCGCTGCGCACCTGTTTCGTCCCGCACGGATGGGCGGGCACGGTGGAGGTGGAGTCCGGGATCGACGGGGCGGTGCGCAATGCCGGGGTCGCGCGCTACCGCGAGCTGGCGGACCAGCATCTGACGGGGTGGGATACCGGTACCGAGCGGCGGGACACGGTGTGGCTGAGCTGCCGCACCCTCGACTCGGACATCCGTATCGCGCTGGCCGCCCGGACCCGCGCCACCTCCGGCCGGGGCGTGGTGCCCCGCCCGCAGCTCACCGCGCTACAGGCCGCCCAGACCCTGGTGGTGCCCGTCAGCCCCGACTCCCCCGCGGTCGTCGACAAGACGGTGGCGCTGTACACCTCCCGCGACCCGGCGATCGACAGCCCGCTGCATGCGGCCGTGGACGCGGTGGTGCTGGCCCCGCACTTCCGGCAGTTGCGCGCGTCGCACCGCCGCGCCTGGGAGAACCTGTGGCGGCAGGCCAAGCTGGAGGTCCCCGGAGAGCCCGGCCGGATTCTGCGTCTGCACCTCTTCCACCTCCTCCAGACCCTCTCGCCGCACACCGCCGAGCTGGACGTCGGGGTACCGGCGAGGGGCCTGCACGGAGAGTCGTACCGCGGGCACGTCTTCTGGGACGAGCTGTTCGTGCTGCCGTTCTTGAATCTGCACCTTCCCGAGGTCTCCCGGGCCCTGCTCGACTACCGCTACCGGCGGCTGCCCGCCGCCTGCCACGCGGCACGGGAAGCGGGCCGCTCCGGGGCGATGTACCCGTGGCAGAGCGCCGGGGACGGCCGCGAGGAGACCCAGGAGCTCCATCTCAATCCGCACTCGGGGCGCTGGCTGCCCGATCATTCCCGGCTCCAGCACCACGTCGGGTCGGCGATCGCCTACAACGTGTGGCAGTACGGACAGGCCAGCGGCGACACGGAGTTCCTGCACACCAGGGGCGCGGAGATGCTGCTCCAGATCGCCCGCTTCTGGGCATCGGCCGCGGAATGGGACCCCGGCCTGGGCCGGTACCGCATCCGCGGGGTCGTCGGTCCCGACGAGTACCACGACGGCTATCCGGGAGCCATCGAACCGGGCGTGGACGACAACGCCTACACCAACGTCACGGCGGCCTGGGTGCTGATGCGTGCCCTCGAACTCTGCCGCACGCTCCCCGAGGCCGAGCAACGGCAGCTGTCCGAACGTCTCCAGCTGTGCCCGGACGAGCCCGAGCGCTGGGAGGACATCGCCCACCGGCTGCATGTGCCCTACCACCGCGGGGTGATCAGCCAGTTCGCCGGATACGGGGACCTCGCCGAGCTCGACTGGCACGGCTACCGGCACCGCTACGGCGACATCCGCCGGCTGGACCGGATCCTGGAGGCCGAGGGCGATACGGCCAACCGCTACCAGGCCTCCAAACAGGCCGATGTGCTGATGCTGGGCTATCTGTTCTCGCCGTCGGAACTCGCCTCGGTCTTCCGCGCCCTCGGGCACCCCCTCGACGACGACATCTGGCACGCCACCGTCGACTACTACCTGCACCGCACCAGCCACGGCTCCACTCTCAGTGCCCTGGTCCACGCCTGGGTCCTGGCCCGTGTCCACCGTCCCGACGCGTGGACGTACTGCGAGGAGGCGCTGACCGGGGATGTGGCGGACGTCCAGGGCGGCACCACGGCGGAGGGCATCCATCTGGGGGCGATGGCCGGCACCCTGGAATTCGTCCAGCGCGGGATGACCGGCCTGGAAACCCGCGACCAGGCGCTGTGGCTCGACCCGGCGCCGCTGCCCGAGCTCTCGAAGTTCGGGGTCCGCATCCGCTTCCGACGCCACTGGGACATCGATCTGCGCATCCGGGCCGAGCAGATACGGATCGCGGTACCGGCCTCCGAGAACGCCGCGGTGCGGGTGAAGCTGCGCGACCGCTCGTTCTCCCTCACGCCCGGTACGTCCCGCCGGCTCGCCCTGCCCGACGACTGA
- a CDS encoding collagenase — protein MPRRILLAATLATTLALPAVQAAQAAPRTSALPAQRTQAQQSGHRPAAPPANPFDQVQRLARTPKFDASPAPAPRTVTERGRIPGPQTKPSTAPHRQRPGVAPCTLDGITGLSPERFADFLADPAVTADDCLRSLVWTWDARLSPVMSDAHVQAVARRITSLAAAHDGKNSSHLYEMFTYLHAVAYQDFSHDEIDTTDAPTVDAVRRAVDAFRSAARTFDVTRANADTLREALYAASAPGLRQHQLDLIQRVLATMDAAHPATHKDQAWGNAALAALSVNYLGVYPGNKDTAFQYAVASDPGYRAVFKAFVGYTHLKGTPNAWVVRDALGEYGRFGQIPSLKKAVVADLGALLPTTVANFGEGSEPWAKVATWLGFFDACKPYGVCKEDIEKRIFPRTYSYDNGSIKVRTALDRAVVDQLYYASKQVRAQFHRVLGTGEPLAGDPNTTLTIVLYASRGDYEVYHPLLTGMGTNNGGVYIEQGATFYTYQRRVPQDSSLTLEELFRHEYVHYLNGRFAVPGFFGEGPWYEGDRTTAMDEGSAEFFDGSTRDNGIAVRRSLVRDIIADTAGGKPRMTVNEFLHATYDHDGFRFYSYAGTFFEFLWREHPALLQEMYRHLRADDPAAFDSWRHRMGSDGGLQQQYDAFLDAQIALVDDLFVPNTTFTPQGSLKFATPAEVQSAFAAATANTPACKEGDPGLGRFTCTGRITANLGNSGSPDQVFKDMSETVDYFILDRTKPAANNFTDMNCSFGPTEIWPSGRAGSADFRCEGPLRR, from the coding sequence AGAGAGGTCGCATACCGGGCCCGCAGACCAAGCCCTCCACCGCGCCGCACCGTCAGAGACCCGGCGTCGCGCCCTGCACCCTTGACGGCATCACCGGCCTGAGCCCCGAGCGGTTCGCGGACTTCCTCGCCGACCCGGCCGTCACGGCCGACGACTGCCTGCGCAGCCTCGTCTGGACGTGGGACGCCCGGCTCAGCCCCGTCATGTCCGACGCGCACGTCCAGGCCGTGGCCCGTCGCATCACCAGCCTTGCCGCCGCCCACGACGGCAAGAACAGCAGCCATCTGTACGAGATGTTCACGTATCTGCACGCAGTGGCCTACCAGGACTTCTCGCACGACGAGATCGACACCACCGACGCCCCCACCGTCGACGCCGTACGCCGCGCCGTCGACGCCTTCCGCTCCGCCGCCCGCACCTTCGACGTCACCCGGGCCAATGCGGACACCCTGCGCGAAGCCCTGTACGCCGCCAGCGCCCCGGGCCTGCGCCAGCATCAACTCGACCTGATCCAGCGGGTCCTGGCCACCATGGACGCGGCCCACCCCGCCACCCACAAGGACCAGGCCTGGGGCAACGCCGCCCTCGCCGCGCTCTCCGTCAACTACCTCGGCGTCTACCCCGGCAACAAGGACACCGCCTTCCAGTACGCGGTCGCCTCGGACCCCGGCTACCGCGCCGTCTTCAAGGCCTTCGTCGGGTACACGCACCTCAAGGGCACCCCCAACGCATGGGTCGTACGCGACGCGCTCGGGGAGTACGGCCGCTTCGGTCAGATCCCCTCACTCAAGAAGGCCGTCGTCGCCGACCTCGGAGCCCTCCTCCCCACCACCGTGGCGAACTTCGGCGAGGGCAGCGAACCCTGGGCCAAGGTCGCCACGTGGCTGGGCTTCTTCGACGCCTGCAAGCCGTACGGGGTGTGCAAGGAGGACATCGAGAAGCGGATCTTCCCGCGCACCTACTCCTACGACAACGGCTCCATCAAGGTCCGCACCGCCCTCGACCGCGCCGTCGTCGATCAGCTCTACTACGCGTCCAAGCAGGTCAGGGCCCAGTTCCACCGGGTGCTCGGCACCGGCGAACCGCTCGCCGGCGACCCCAACACCACGCTCACCATCGTCCTGTACGCCTCGCGCGGCGACTACGAGGTCTACCACCCGCTGCTCACCGGCATGGGCACCAACAACGGCGGCGTCTACATCGAGCAGGGCGCGACCTTCTACACCTACCAGCGGCGCGTCCCCCAGGACTCCAGCCTCACCCTCGAAGAGCTCTTCCGGCACGAGTACGTCCACTACCTCAACGGCCGTTTCGCCGTCCCCGGCTTCTTCGGCGAAGGCCCCTGGTACGAGGGCGACCGCACCACCGCCATGGACGAGGGCAGCGCCGAGTTCTTCGACGGCTCGACCCGCGACAACGGCATCGCCGTCCGCCGGTCACTCGTGCGCGACATCATCGCGGACACCGCGGGCGGCAAACCCCGGATGACCGTCAACGAGTTCCTGCACGCGACGTACGACCACGACGGCTTCCGCTTCTACTCCTACGCCGGGACGTTCTTCGAGTTCCTGTGGCGCGAGCACCCGGCGCTACTCCAGGAGATGTACCGGCATCTGCGCGCCGACGACCCGGCCGCGTTCGACTCCTGGCGCCACCGCATGGGGTCCGACGGGGGCCTGCAGCAGCAGTACGACGCCTTCCTCGACGCACAGATCGCCCTCGTCGACGACCTCTTCGTACCGAACACCACGTTCACGCCCCAGGGCTCCCTGAAGTTCGCCACCCCTGCCGAGGTGCAGAGCGCCTTCGCCGCCGCCACCGCCAACACGCCCGCCTGCAAGGAGGGCGACCCGGGCCTCGGCCGGTTCACCTGCACCGGCCGGATCACCGCCAATCTCGGCAACTCGGGCAGCCCCGACCAGGTCTTCAAGGACATGTCCGAAACCGTCGACTACTTCATCCTCGACCGCACCAAGCCCGCCGCGAACAACTTCACCGATATGAACTGCTCGTTCGGGCCCACCGAGATCTGGCCCTCGGGCCGGGCCGGCAGCGCGGACTTCCGCTGTGAGGGCCCGTTGCGGCGGTGA